One segment of Treponema primitia ZAS-1 DNA contains the following:
- a CDS encoding sigma-54-dependent transcriptional regulator: MTKILIIDDEPGIRKTLASILEDEHYQVFTAEDALRGLDILAAESINLIFLDVLLPKMGGLEALEKIRGNWPKLEVVIISGHANVDMAVRAVKLGAFDFLEKPLSLDKVLTVCHNALTMQKLREENRDLKIGLLGNDEIIGTSAAIVQVRELIKQAAASDARILITGENGSGKELVARAIHRLSNRNDKPFVEVNCAAIPESLIESELFGHEKGAFTDAVSSHKGRFELAHTGTLFLDEIGDMSLAAQSKVLRVIQEQKLERVGGEKTIETDVRILAATNKDLEKECERGRFRQDLFFRLNVIPIFMPPLRERPEDILLLLYHFLNKLGAEKQEMEATARDILIAYEWPGNVRELKNLAERIMVMCDGEKIKADVLRDLLQKTPREPVPRKTEKFEEGPLQNQLSLDIFNLNYTEAKELFEKRYLEFQLAQNGGIISHTAEAIGIYPSNLHAKIRKYGLRTER, encoded by the coding sequence ATGACAAAAATTCTAATCATCGACGATGAACCGGGTATCAGGAAAACCCTGGCTTCCATATTGGAGGATGAACATTACCAGGTCTTTACCGCCGAAGACGCCCTCCGCGGTCTGGATATCCTGGCGGCAGAATCCATTAACCTAATTTTCCTTGATGTGCTGCTTCCCAAAATGGGAGGCCTTGAAGCCCTGGAAAAAATACGGGGGAACTGGCCGAAGCTTGAGGTGGTGATTATCTCCGGGCACGCCAATGTGGATATGGCGGTACGGGCAGTAAAACTTGGGGCCTTTGATTTTCTGGAAAAGCCCCTTTCCCTGGACAAGGTTCTTACGGTATGCCATAACGCCCTGACCATGCAGAAGCTCCGGGAAGAAAACAGGGATCTAAAGATAGGTCTTTTAGGCAATGATGAAATCATCGGTACCAGCGCGGCTATTGTCCAGGTCCGGGAGCTGATCAAACAAGCTGCAGCCAGCGACGCCCGGATATTGATCACCGGGGAAAACGGCAGCGGGAAGGAACTGGTAGCCAGGGCCATACACCGGCTTTCTAATAGAAACGATAAGCCCTTTGTGGAGGTCAACTGCGCCGCCATTCCGGAAAGCCTTATAGAAAGTGAACTCTTCGGTCATGAAAAGGGGGCCTTTACCGACGCCGTTTCCAGCCACAAGGGCCGTTTTGAGCTGGCCCACACGGGTACCCTTTTTCTGGATGAGATTGGGGATATGTCCCTGGCCGCCCAGTCCAAGGTCCTCCGGGTAATTCAGGAACAGAAGCTTGAACGGGTGGGGGGTGAAAAAACCATCGAGACCGATGTACGGATCCTTGCGGCTACCAACAAGGATTTAGAAAAGGAATGCGAGCGGGGCCGGTTCAGGCAGGACCTCTTTTTCAGGCTGAACGTTATCCCCATCTTTATGCCCCCACTGCGGGAGAGACCCGAGGATATACTCCTCCTACTCTACCACTTCCTCAATAAATTGGGGGCGGAAAAGCAGGAGATGGAAGCAACTGCCCGGGATATCCTAATCGCCTATGAATGGCCGGGAAATGTGCGGGAGCTGAAAAACCTGGCGGAACGGATTATGGTGATGTGTGATGGGGAAAAGATCAAGGCCGATGTACTCCGGGACCTGCTCCAGAAAACACCGCGAGAGCCGGTACCAAGAAAAACGGAAAAATTCGAAGAAGGCCCTTTACAAAACCAATTATCACTGGATATATTTAACCTGAATTATACCGAGGCAAAAGAGCTTTTTGAAAAGCGTTATCTGGAATTCCAGCTCGCACAAAACGGTGGTATTATTTCTCATACAGCAGAAGCTATTGGAATTTATCCAAGTAACCTCCATGCGAAGATACGAAAATACGGGTTAAGGACAGAACGATGA